Proteins from a genomic interval of Deltaproteobacteria bacterium:
- a CDS encoding site-specific DNA-methyltransferase, which yields MEKKGSKESQVRAPRNRTISLTAEEIRCYESRLGHLQKTATLHEVVNTTICQDALVVLDFLPDHAIDLFFADPPYNLAKTYNDRPFNRLTCQAYGAWLDSWIGKLPRILKKTASLYICSDWFSSTTVRCALEKHFIIRNRITWEREKGRGARSNWKNNSEDIWFATVSNDYVFDIDAVKIRRRVLAPYRDGRGRPKDWEETPEGPERMTHPSNIWTDLTVPFWSMPENTDHPTQKPEKLLARIILASSREGDIVLDPFLGSGTTSVTARKLGRRYIGVEIDRDYACLAEKRLALAEHNTRIQGYRDGFFQERNAVAHRRGPPRKGD from the coding sequence ATGGAAAAGAAAGGATCAAAGGAATCACAGGTGCGCGCACCCCGCAACCGCACGATCAGCCTGACCGCTGAAGAAATACGCTGCTACGAAAGCAGACTCGGGCATTTGCAAAAAACGGCGACGCTTCATGAAGTCGTGAACACAACGATTTGTCAAGATGCCCTCGTTGTCCTCGATTTTCTGCCGGATCACGCTATCGATCTCTTTTTCGCCGACCCCCCGTATAACCTGGCCAAAACCTACAACGACAGGCCGTTCAACAGACTCACCTGTCAGGCGTACGGGGCCTGGCTTGATTCCTGGATCGGGAAATTACCCCGGATCCTCAAGAAAACGGCTTCCCTTTACATCTGCAGCGACTGGTTTTCTTCGACGACCGTCCGGTGTGCTCTGGAGAAACACTTCATCATCCGAAACCGGATCACCTGGGAGCGCGAAAAGGGGCGGGGGGCCCGTTCCAACTGGAAAAACAACAGCGAAGACATCTGGTTCGCCACCGTTTCGAATGATTATGTCTTCGACATCGACGCAGTCAAAATCAGGCGCCGGGTTCTCGCGCCGTACCGGGACGGCCGCGGCCGCCCGAAGGACTGGGAGGAAACGCCGGAGGGACCCGAGCGCATGACACACCCGTCCAATATCTGGACGGACCTGACGGTGCCTTTCTGGTCCATGCCGGAGAACACGGACCATCCAACCCAGAAACCCGAAAAACTACTGGCCCGAATCATTCTGGCCAGCTCCCGCGAAGGCGATATCGTTCTGGACCCCTTTCTCGGTTCGGGCACCACCTCCGTAACGGCACGCAAGCTGGGCCGCCGCTACATAGGGGTGGAAATAGACCGAGATTACGCCTGCCTGGCGGAAAAAAGACTGGCCCTGGCAGAACACAACACCAGAATCCAGGGTTACCGGGACGGTTTTTTCCAGGAAAGAAACGCCGTGGCCCATCGGAGGGGCCCCCCCCGGAAAGGGGATTGA
- a CDS encoding isoprenylcysteine carboxylmethyltransferase family protein yields MLVKTDLPGYNSSAFPTGGPVCLPMTNRAAAGRGGTGFRHIIRRENTSMLAISVFAFMIISGVIITVSRNSLKDPLCHGFYRFFAFEFLLLLVILNIPSWFDDPFSWNQTVSWPLLIGSLMLIIHSADLMFILGLSEGPLPHSPNLAFENTTRLLKVGAFRFIRHPMYMSVILLAWGVAMKAPGIPSLALAFLVTLFLFITGKVEERENIERFGEEYRQYMNGTRMFIPFLF; encoded by the coding sequence TTGCTGGTCAAAACGGACCTGCCCGGTTACAATTCATCCGCCTTCCCAACCGGCGGCCCGGTTTGTCTCCCCATGACAAACCGGGCCGCGGCGGGAAGGGGCGGGACCGGATTCCGCCATATCATCCGTCGGGAGAACACCTCCATGCTGGCCATATCCGTATTTGCCTTCATGATTATTTCAGGAGTCATCATCACCGTATCCAGGAACTCTCTCAAGGATCCTTTGTGCCATGGTTTTTATCGTTTTTTCGCTTTCGAATTTCTGCTCCTCCTCGTCATTCTGAACATACCCTCCTGGTTTGACGATCCCTTTTCATGGAATCAGACCGTTTCCTGGCCCCTTTTGATAGGCTCCCTCATGCTGATCATCCACAGCGCCGACCTGATGTTCATCTTGGGACTTTCCGAGGGCCCTCTTCCTCATTCTCCGAATCTCGCTTTTGAAAACACGACCCGCCTGCTGAAAGTCGGCGCTTTCCGCTTTATCCGGCATCCCATGTACATGTCCGTGATTCTTCTGGCCTGGGGTGTGGCGATGAAGGCGCCGGGCATTCCAAGCCTGGCCCTGGCATTCTTGGTGACCCTGTTTTTGTTCATAACGGGCAAGGTGGAAGAGCGCGAAAATATCGAACGGTTCGGAGAGGAATACCGTCAGTATATGAACGGGACCCGGATGTTCATCCCTTTTTTGTTCTGA
- a CDS encoding MMPL family transporter, which produces MIAKIVDFIFRKRMAVLGIIGAITLGFLYFMMNINIATNYDDQLPTNHPIRAVHEQYKDKLGGSHMVLVMLKVKKGDVWNIPTLKKIKYMQEYLDAIPGVNHYQVNSLASPRVKQVEVTSGGGLSFKAIMADVPQTEQEVEILARNVHLNDAVYGPMIAFNNQCALLTANFIEGSFSYDEVFSMVNKLVAEMNDEHTEAYAAGEPMLTGWIFDYRNETVMILFFTFGVMILLLFLNYRNWTGVAVPMTAAFVSAIWGLGFCGLLGFSLDPLILVIPLLCMAITISHSVQMCQRYFELLDEFRDKEKAGRLAMQSILPPGMLGLITDIGGMACIAVAPIPLLQKLAVFCGFWIASIVVSVMILCPLLFQFFPVPKNLAKIARPDKTNFLEKRVLGSFGFLATGRSAYGMVGLGVVMFVAAVWVTSKMNIGDIHPGSPILWPDSTYNVAIKNINENFAGTEELFFIVEGKEPGLIRQPDIQRKIRECQIYMEESEMVGFTLSIADFAPVVNKIIHAGDPKWEVIPEDAVMMGSVMNVVIGGSAPGDFDRMMSRDHKDANIVVWCKDHQGDTIRQVLARARSWIAKNKDYEPLQFRLASGYLGILGAVNEVVAQAQAQNIALILGIVVVFAAFTYRSLLAAAILVFVLLLGNFLTMVFMVLKGISLNVNTIPVASIGIGVGVDYSIYILSRIIEEYQLHRDLRLAIPVALRTTGKAVVFTAVTLAGGVILWYFLSSLRFQAEMGLLLALVLLINMVLTLVLLPSIIFVLKPKFIEKGTFMIREKAVRD; this is translated from the coding sequence ATGATAGCAAAGATAGTCGATTTTATATTCAGGAAGCGGATGGCGGTCCTCGGAATTATCGGGGCCATCACCCTGGGCTTTCTGTATTTCATGATGAATATCAACATCGCCACGAACTACGACGATCAGCTTCCCACGAATCATCCGATCCGGGCGGTGCATGAACAGTACAAGGACAAGCTGGGCGGTTCCCACATGGTTCTGGTCATGCTCAAGGTCAAAAAGGGCGATGTCTGGAACATTCCCACCCTGAAAAAGATCAAGTACATGCAGGAATACCTGGATGCGATCCCCGGGGTCAACCACTACCAGGTCAATTCGCTGGCCTCGCCCCGTGTGAAGCAGGTGGAGGTGACCTCCGGCGGCGGTCTGTCCTTCAAGGCCATCATGGCGGATGTTCCGCAAACGGAACAGGAGGTCGAAATTCTGGCCCGCAACGTTCACCTGAACGACGCGGTTTATGGGCCCATGATCGCTTTCAACAACCAGTGCGCGCTTCTGACGGCGAACTTCATCGAGGGCAGCTTCAGCTATGACGAAGTGTTTTCGATGGTCAACAAACTCGTCGCGGAGATGAACGACGAGCACACGGAGGCCTATGCGGCCGGCGAGCCCATGCTCACGGGCTGGATTTTCGATTACCGCAACGAGACGGTCATGATCCTGTTTTTTACCTTCGGGGTGATGATCCTGCTCCTCTTCCTCAATTACCGGAATTGGACGGGTGTGGCCGTGCCGATGACCGCGGCGTTCGTCAGCGCCATATGGGGTCTCGGATTCTGCGGGCTCCTCGGATTCAGTCTGGACCCGTTGATCCTGGTCATTCCCCTTTTGTGTATGGCCATCACGATCAGCCATTCCGTTCAGATGTGTCAGCGGTACTTTGAACTGCTCGATGAGTTCCGGGACAAGGAAAAGGCGGGCCGTCTGGCCATGCAGAGCATCCTGCCCCCGGGCATGCTGGGGCTTATCACCGATATCGGCGGTATGGCCTGTATCGCCGTTGCTCCCATCCCCCTGCTCCAGAAGCTGGCCGTTTTCTGCGGCTTCTGGATCGCAAGCATCGTGGTGAGCGTGATGATTCTCTGTCCCCTCCTGTTCCAGTTTTTCCCCGTACCGAAAAACCTGGCCAAGATCGCCCGTCCGGACAAGACGAACTTCTTGGAAAAACGGGTTCTGGGCAGTTTCGGATTTCTGGCGACGGGCAGGAGCGCCTACGGCATGGTCGGCCTGGGCGTGGTCATGTTCGTGGCGGCGGTCTGGGTGACGAGCAAGATGAACATCGGCGATATCCACCCCGGTTCCCCGATTCTGTGGCCGGATTCGACTTATAATGTCGCCATCAAAAACATCAACGAGAACTTCGCCGGGACGGAGGAACTCTTCTTCATCGTGGAGGGAAAGGAGCCGGGTCTGATCCGTCAGCCGGACATCCAGAGAAAGATCCGGGAATGCCAGATCTACATGGAAGAAAGCGAGATGGTCGGGTTCACCCTGTCGATTGCGGACTTTGCCCCGGTGGTGAACAAGATCATCCATGCGGGGGATCCGAAGTGGGAGGTCATTCCGGAGGATGCCGTGATGATGGGGAGCGTCATGAACGTTGTCATCGGCGGTTCCGCGCCGGGTGACTTTGACCGGATGATGAGCCGGGACCACAAGGACGCGAACATCGTCGTCTGGTGCAAGGATCACCAGGGGGATACGATCCGTCAGGTTCTTGCGCGCGCCCGCAGCTGGATCGCGAAGAACAAGGATTACGAGCCCCTGCAGTTCCGTCTGGCGAGCGGCTATCTGGGTATCCTGGGAGCGGTGAACGAGGTCGTGGCCCAGGCCCAGGCCCAGAACATCGCGTTGATTCTGGGGATTGTCGTTGTTTTCGCGGCGTTCACCTACCGTTCGCTGCTCGCCGCGGCGATTCTTGTGTTTGTCCTTTTGCTCGGGAACTTCCTGACCATGGTGTTCATGGTGCTCAAGGGGATCAGCCTCAATGTCAATACCATCCCCGTGGCCTCCATCGGCATCGGCGTGGGCGTCGACTACTCAATTTACATCCTCTCACGGATCATCGAGGAGTACCAGCTTCACCGTGATCTGCGGCTGGCGATCCCGGTGGCATTGAGGACGACGGGCAAGGCCGTGGTGTTTACGGCGGTGACCCTGGCGGGCGGCGTGATCCTGTGGTACTTCCTGTCGTCGCTGCGGTTCCAGGCGGAAATGGGGCTGCTTCTGGCCCTGGTTCTGCTCATCAACATGGTTCTGACCCTGGTCCTGCTGCCTTCCATCATTTTTGTCCTCAAACCGAAGTTCATCGAAAAGGGGACGTTCATGATCCGGGAAAAGGCGGTGAGGGACTAA
- a CDS encoding acetyl-CoA synthetase: AVDRAEKLGYPVAMKIVSDRIIHKSDAGCVRLGLREARDVGTAWREILLNASAFAAPDEIRGIAIQPMLPPGFEVIVGGLYDRQAGPVVMFGLGGIWVEALNEVVFRLAPVSRKEAADMVSEVRGSPLLLEGGRGYPPVNRESLLNLIVTVGQMMATLPLAELDLNPVVFYEGRYAVADARMVLRPRP; encoded by the coding sequence CCGCCGTGGACCGGGCTGAAAAACTCGGCTATCCCGTGGCGATGAAGATCGTTTCCGATCGCATTATCCATAAAAGCGACGCGGGCTGCGTGCGCCTGGGTCTGCGGGAAGCCCGGGATGTGGGGACTGCCTGGCGGGAAATCCTGCTCAACGCCTCGGCCTTCGCGGCGCCCGATGAAATCCGGGGCATTGCGATTCAACCCATGCTCCCTCCGGGTTTTGAAGTCATCGTGGGGGGACTTTATGATCGTCAGGCGGGACCGGTGGTTATGTTCGGTTTGGGCGGAATCTGGGTGGAGGCCTTGAACGAAGTCGTGTTCCGGCTGGCGCCGGTCAGTCGTAAGGAAGCGGCCGACATGGTTTCAGAGGTGCGGGGGTCCCCCCTTTTGCTGGAGGGGGGGAGGGGATATCCTCCCGTGAACCGTGAATCACTGCTGAATTTGATCGTTACGGTCGGCCAAATGATGGCGACCTTGCCTTTGGCGGAGCTGGACCTGAACCCGGTTGTTTTTTACGAGGGCCGCTACGCCGTTGCGGACGCCCGGATGGTCCTGCGTCCAAGACCTTGA
- a CDS encoding MFS transporter, with translation MQTGLPFQDEKILKRSVLIVTAFAAYLTPFMGSAVNLALPAIQKDLGANALGLGWVMSSFILSAVVFLLPFGRLADIVGRKRVFTAGLMLFTVSTLFIVFSQTLAALIAFRIVQGVSSAMIFGTSMAIITSVFQEGERGRALGINVTAVYLGLSTGPVIGGLLTQHFGWRSIFAFLIPFGIAAVVLIRTKIRTEWADSKGEKFDAWGSVIYGMTLFGVMYGFSNLPSVTGWVFLITGVLLSVGFVLFERKTEHPVFDIRLLVGNRVFAFSGMAALINYSATSAIGFFISLYLQYIKGFGAREAGLIMISQPLAMALLSPVAGRLSDRYDPGKIASIGMGFTAVGLLAFCFITPETTIATILVLFIILGIGFGLFSSPNSNAIMSSVEKRHFGVASGGVGTMRMIGQMFSMGIAMMIISLYMGRQVINPSTFPGFIAGMKTGFVIFSVLSVLGIFASLARNDRT, from the coding sequence ATGCAAACGGGTTTGCCCTTTCAGGACGAGAAAATTTTAAAACGCTCGGTATTGATCGTGACGGCGTTTGCCGCATACCTGACGCCTTTTATGGGTTCGGCCGTGAATCTGGCCCTGCCCGCCATTCAAAAGGACCTTGGGGCAAACGCGCTCGGACTCGGATGGGTGATGAGCAGTTTCATTCTATCGGCCGTTGTTTTTCTTCTTCCATTTGGTAGACTTGCGGATATCGTCGGTAGAAAAAGGGTTTTTACGGCCGGTCTGATGCTGTTCACGGTTTCGACGCTGTTCATCGTTTTTTCCCAGACTCTTGCGGCCCTTATCGCGTTCAGGATCGTGCAGGGCGTATCAAGCGCCATGATCTTCGGAACGAGCATGGCCATAATCACGTCCGTCTTTCAGGAGGGGGAGCGCGGGAGAGCCCTCGGAATTAACGTGACGGCAGTATATCTCGGTCTGTCGACGGGACCGGTCATCGGGGGCCTGCTGACCCAGCATTTCGGCTGGCGGAGCATTTTTGCCTTTCTGATACCGTTTGGAATCGCCGCCGTTGTTCTCATCAGGACAAAAATCAGGACGGAATGGGCTGACTCAAAGGGAGAAAAATTCGATGCCTGGGGCTCGGTCATTTACGGCATGACCCTTTTTGGGGTCATGTATGGGTTTTCAAATCTTCCGTCGGTCACGGGCTGGGTCTTTCTTATTACGGGTGTTCTCCTGTCGGTTGGTTTCGTTCTGTTTGAAAGGAAAACGGAGCATCCTGTTTTCGATATCCGGCTGCTGGTCGGAAACAGGGTTTTTGCCTTTTCCGGTATGGCCGCCCTGATCAACTATTCGGCGACAAGCGCCATCGGATTCTTCATCAGTCTTTACCTGCAATACATAAAAGGGTTCGGAGCCAGGGAAGCCGGTCTCATCATGATCTCCCAGCCCCTTGCCATGGCGCTCCTGTCACCGGTTGCGGGAAGGCTCTCCGACAGGTATGACCCGGGGAAAATCGCATCGATAGGGATGGGATTCACCGCGGTGGGATTGCTCGCGTTTTGTTTTATCACGCCGGAAACAACAATTGCGACTATTCTGGTTCTGTTCATCATCCTCGGAATAGGTTTCGGATTGTTTTCTTCTCCGAATTCCAACGCCATTATGAGTTCAGTCGAAAAACGTCATTTCGGGGTTGCGTCAGGTGGCGTGGGGACCATGAGAATGATCGGGCAGATGTTCAGCATGGGGATAGCGATGATGATCATTTCCCTTTACATGGGAAGGCAGGTCATCAATCCCTCCACCTTTCCGGGATTCATCGCCGGAATGAAAACCGGATTCGTGATTTTTTCGGTTTTGTCGGTGCTGGGGATTTTTGCCTCCCTGGCAAGAAACGACAGGACATAA